A genome region from Calliopsis andreniformis isolate RMS-2024a chromosome 2, iyCalAndr_principal, whole genome shotgun sequence includes the following:
- the LOC143188098 gene encoding uncharacterized protein LOC143188098, which produces MKVTFLYAITLLVFLVLLQQPIESKKVTIHIPYRVKKVKHTHTVYKIVPHYPDVNHEKKDSDEDDNDDR; this is translated from the exons ATGAAAGTGACGTTTTTG TACGCTATCACGTTACTAGTGTTTCTCGTGCTGCTACAACAACCTATAGAATC AAAAAAAGTGACCATCCATATACCCTATCGAGTGAAGAAAGTGAAACACacccacactgtttacaaaatcGTTCCACACTATCCTGACGTCAACCATGAGAAAAAAGACTCGGATGAAGACGACAATGACGATCGTTAG
- the LOC143188328 gene encoding uncharacterized protein LOC143188328 gives MYFLHSSTYKNIKSMKEVAETGNYASFNFRATMNFNLLAFSHSISSIRGLAEEARLTGTVKVLDQSVCHLPSYLLLIFPFQTMVTVVNSHMSCAYFNTLQITQILSRIFNYLFLVLLSEIANHGSNGGHMHIRIYVPDIVDHHVHTKTVYLHLHKPPQKKPKKTHHKQYHQANWSSWSSYGHHHGYKDEHNKYEHSDGEGDHGNRENLDLKHLGEQKIPENSQKYFPLQDYHKDSYFPQQYEDNNLEQDPEDREGGKNRYYAVHEDVKDIPPNAEAFSYKYEEGYRKGLHSESGHVHADQSSKFHEDQHEEQDDMENDGLKDNFDGKTDAGRYLVDDVEYENTRDKREGRRRIRRVHGVLIGVEECEVERASFRNIHIKLFLLRYVNKYKQQYSDLTIVNKNKLTNNRDESTPREHTSQTKNVVQGMGVLIGPLKLDDMFHTSLSLNASFNL, from the exons ATGTATTTTTTGCATTCATCaacttataaaaatattaaatcaaTGAAAGAAGTGGCTGAAACAGGAAATTATGCTA GTTTCAATTTCCGCGCGACAATGAACTTCAATCTCCTCGCGTTTTCTCACAGCATATCGTCTATTCGCGGATTGGCGGAGGAAGCACGTCTCACTGGAACGGTGAAAGTGCTTGATCAGTC AGTTTGCCATTTGCCATCTTACCTCCTACTGATATTTCCGTTTCAAACCATGGTAACAGTAGTCAATAGTCACA TGTCTTGTGCATACTTTAATACTCTTCAAATAACTCAAATACTTTCA AGGATCTTTAACTACCTTTTCCTCGTCCTACTAAGTGAAATCGCGAACCACGGAAGTAACGGAGGACA TATGCACATCAGGATCTACGTGCCAGACATTGTCGACCACCACGTACACACGAAGACTGTCTACTTGCATTTGCACAAGCCACCCCAAAAAAAACCGAAGAAAACTCATCACAAGCAATACCATCAGGCTAACTGGAGTTCGTGGAGCAGCTATGGTCACCATCACGGCTACAAGGATGAGCATAACAAATACGAGCACTCTGATGGTGAAGGCGATCATGGTAATCGTGAGAACTTAGATCTGAAGCACCTTGGAGAACAGAAGATACCAGAGAATTCTCAGAAGTACTTTCCCTTGCAAGACTATCACAAGGATTCCTACTTTCCTCAGCAGTATGAGGATAACAATTTGGAGCAGGATCCTGAGGATCGTGAGGGTGGTAAGAACAGATACTACGCTGTACACGAGGATGTGAAAGATATTCCACCAAATGCTGAGGCTTTCTCTTACAAGTACGAGGAGGGGTACAGGAAGGGTCTGCATTCGGAATCAGGACACGTTCACGCGGATCAGTCGAGTAAATTTCACGAGGACCAACATGAAGAACAGGATGATATGGAGAACGATGGACTTAAGGATAATTTCGATGGGAAAACTGATGCTGGGAGATACCTGGTGGACGATGTTGAGTATGAGAATACTAGGGACAAGAGGGAGGGACGTCGCAGAATTCGGAGGGTCCACGGAGT TTTAATAGGAGTAGAAGAATGT GAAGTTGAAAGAGCGAGTTTCAG AAACATACACATTAAACTATTTTTGTTGCGATACGTAAACAAGTACAAACAACAATACAGTGATTTAACAAtagtaaataaaaacaaattaACAAATAATCGA GACGAGAG CACTCCCCGAGAGCACACCAGTCAGA CTAAGAATGTCGTGCAGGGGATGGGGGTGCTGATTGGCCCTTTGAAACTCGATGATATGTTTCACACTTCACTGTCGTTAAATGCAAGTTTCAACTtgtga
- the LOC143188330 gene encoding uncharacterized protein LOC143188330: MLPTVFCILMLAISEPLLTFANKVVVVIPQPIKRSHSPSWRPGVLRFRKSPHANDFHHRKYHAPYYSKKPLYSSAPFPHGGDDFDKGYESVNHVHIPHGKDISHAVSFGKGYIPYDNIKSTLSVDHERYPETQEHKSSESDYTSTSTNSEYPSSGYETSHSETYFPNPESALNYNERRNDIKKLYTSRSIEKDLAANVDLSSILNQGKVPLFLLQQKATELYKVPPPIQGNVVLPSGIPAATIGGSKEGIVLRDTVSLDDYQQKLSEMTRSWPQFGANGGSAVASSFQNQQVISSFPAGQTSSFTGSISWPLSFAQPKQGYAVKEDTMEPPHDFRTMPIQTSPVQTFPLQVNAAITPLLLSDMHGKEGSMRNLALQVCFAAVYGVQALVVIVFRGNFVFGITNNAQWVIKIWLTWKKFRSFRYLAIAIIAKVL; this comes from the exons ATGCTTCCTACT GTATTTTGTATTCTGATGCTGGCGATCAGCGAGCCACTACTCACCTTCGC TAACAAGGTAGTAGTGGTGATCCCACAACCAATAAAGCGCAGCCATTCACCTTCTTGGCGTCCAGGTGTCCTACGTTTCAGGAAATCGCCCCATGCCAACGATTTCCATCATCGTAAATACCACGCTCCTTATTACAGCAAGAAGCCCTTGTATTCGAGTGCACCATTCCCTCATGGAGGAGATGACTTTGATAAAGGCTACGAAAGCGTGAATCATGTGCATATACCTCACGGAAAGGACATCAGCCACGCCGTGTCCTTTGGCAAAGGATACATTCCCTATGATAATATTAAAAGCACCTTGTCTGTTGATCATGAGAG GTACCCAGAAACGCAGGAGCACAAGAGCTCAGAGTCAGACTATACATCGACGTCAACAAACTCCGAGTATCCTTCCTCAGGATACGAGACCTCCCACTCAGAGACATACTTCCCCAATCCAGAGAGCGCTCTCAATTACAACGAAAGAAGAAACGATATAAAAAAGCTTTACACATCCAGATCAATAGAGAAGGACCTGGCAGCGAATGTCGACTTgagctcaatccttaaccaaggGAAGGTTCCTCTGTTTCTACTGCAGCAGAAAGCAACAGAACTCTATAAAGTACCCCCTCCGATCCAAGGCAACGTAGTTCTACCATCTGGCATTCCAGCAGCCACCATTGGGGGCAGCAAAGAGGGCATAGTCCTGAGAGACACCGTGTCCCTCGACGACTATCAGCAGAAGCTCAGCGAAATGACCAGATCCTGGCCTCAGTTTGGCGCGAATGGAGGAAGTGCAGTGGCTAGCAGTTTCCAGAACCAGCAGGTGATCAGTAGCTTCCCAGCTGGTCAGACTAGCAGTTTCACCGGTTCGATTAGCTGGCCGCTGAGCTTCGCGCAGCCGAAACAAGGCTACGCAGTGAAAGAAGACACGATGGAACCGCCGCACGACTTCAGAACCATGCCAATCCAGACCAGTCCTGTTCAGACGTTCCCTCTGCAGGTGAATGCGGCCATCACGCCCCTC TTGCTTTCTGACATGCATGGAAAGGAGGGATCCATGCGCAATTTAGCGTTACAG GTTTGTTTCGCTGCTGTGTACGGGGTACAAGCTTTGGTAGTCATCGTTTTTCGTGGAAACTTTGTTTTTGGGATAACAAATAATGCACAGTGGGTAATTAAAATTTGGTTGACTTGGAAGAAGTTTCGCTCTTTCAG ATATCTTGCGATTGCTATAATTGCCAAAGTTCTATGA
- the LOC143188331 gene encoding uncharacterized protein LOC143188331: protein MEAKLAGDEIVGICRRRVMGNRIIGVLIVFMLIKELHSSQRDESVKNTKFLRGMHVIDVKLEIIEVRCLIFATILATALATFGHEHVHIRIHVPEIIQHDEKKVIKVIKDHGGDDHGGGGGGHIEFSGPGGGGHGGGFGGGHGGGGGGGGFGGGHGGGFGGGHGGGFGGGHGGGFGGGHGGGFGGGHGGGHGGGFGGGHGGGFGGGGDFGGGHDIGGDHGGGGGFGEILFMIMLHFNVRKSERMFHMPYATLESSFLYSKSERKTSLSIRENRELFPNVVANNGEISSHILVRLTAMCLSRGTRFIGFHFRLDSTTIILLISRIHKPFKFTFHFHYIDRNLATSCGVNNMLFLEHHKKVSRKESNKVIILTFSYKNANNGIISGGHGDIIISSPGGYGGGGGGGFDDHHGGGGGGGHGGGGFGGGGGHGGGFGGGGGYGGGGGHGGGFGGGGGFDDHHGGGGFGVSGGGGFGGGHGGGYGGGGGFGGHDDIGGGGGFDDHHGGGGFGGGGGGGYGGGHGGGGFGGGGGYGGGHGGGGFGGSGGGGYGGGGDHHSFGSSSFGGSSHGGGGYSSGGGYDSYSSGHGGGGGGGGGGHGGGFSGYHKKK, encoded by the exons ATGGAGGCGAAACTTGCT GGGGATGAAATAGTTGGGATTTGTCGTCGTAGGGTGATGGG TAATAGAATAATTGGAGTATTAATAGTGTTTATGCTGATAAAGGAGTTACACTCGAGTCAACGAGACGAGTCAGTAAAGAACACAAAATTTTTGCGTGGCATGCACGTGATCGATGTTAAGCTCGA GATAATAGAA GTGCGGTGTCTCATCTTCGCGACGATATTAGCCACTGCACTTGCCACCTTTGGCCATGAACA TGTACACATCAGGATCCACGTACCGGAAATAATCCAGCATGACGAGAAGAAAGTTATAAAAGTTATAAAAGACCATGGAGGAGATGATCACGGAGGAGGAGGTGGTGGTCACATTGAATTCAGTGGCCCAGGAGGTGGAGGACATGGAGGAGGATTTGGAGGAGGCCACGGAGGAGGAGGTG GAGGTGGTGGATTTGGAGGAGGACATGGGGGAGGTTTTGGAGGTGGTCATGGAGGAGGATTTGGAGGAGGTCATGGCGGAGGATTTGGAGGAGGACATGGCGGAGGATTTGGAGGAGGACATGGGGGAGGACATGGTGGAGGATTCGGTGGTGGTCATGGAGGAGGGTTTGGAGGGGGAGGCGATTTTGGAGGAGGACATGACATAGGAGGCGACCATGGAGGTGGAGGAGGCTTTGGAG AGATTCTTTTCATGataatgttgcattttaatGTGAGAAAAAGCGAAAGGATGTTCCACATGCCTTATGCAACATTAGAATCTTCTTTTCTTTATTCCAAGAGCGAAAGAAAAACCTCGCTTAGTATTCGTGAAAATCGAGAATTATTTCCCAACGTTGTAGCAAATAATGGTGAAATCTCTTCTCATATTCTCGTTCGGTTAACAGCAATG TGCTTGAGTCGTGGAACACGTTTCATAGGTTTTCACTTCCGACTCGATTCGACGACGATTATTTTGCTAATTTCGCGAATACATAAACCATTCAAGTTCACTTTTCATTTTCACT ACATTGACCGTAACCTTGCTACAAGTTGTGGCGTAAATAACATGTTATTTCTTGAGCACCATAA AAAGGTATCAAGAAAAGAATCAAATAAAGTTATAATACTAACTTTCTCTTACAAAAATGCTAACAATGGAATCATTTCAGGTGGCCACGGAGATATCATAATATCAAGTCCAGGAGGTTACGGTGGAGGCGGTGGCGGAGGATTCGACGACCATCATGGTGGTGGAGGCGGAGGAGGTCATGGCGGTGGAGGCTTCGGAGGCGGAGGAGGCCATGGCGGTGGATTCGGAGGCGGTGGTGGATACGGAGGAGGTGGAGGCCATGGTGGTGGATTTGGTGGCGGCGGAGGCTTTGACGATCATCATGGCGGTGGAGGTTTCGGTGTAAGCGGCGGTGGTGGATTTGGTGGAGGCCACGGTGGTGGATACGGCGGTGGCGGTGGTTTTGGAGGACATGACGACATAGGAGGCGGTGGAGGCTTCGACGATCATCATGGTGGTGGAGGTTTCGGCGGTGGAGGAGGTGGTGGATATGGAGGTGGCCACGGTGGTGGAGGTTTCGGTGGCGGTGGTGGATACGGAGGCGGTCATGGTGGTGGAGGTTTCGGAGGAAGTGGTGGTGGTGGATATGGAGGAGGAGGCGATCATCACTCCTTTGGATCTAGTAGTTTTGGTGGCAG TAGCCATGGCGGCGGCGGATACAGCTCCGGCGGTGGTTACGATTCTTATTCGAGTGGACACGGCGGtggtggcggcggcggcggcggtggtCATGGTGGCGGCTTCTCAGGCTAccataaaaagaaataa
- the LOC143188332 gene encoding LOW QUALITY PROTEIN: uncharacterized protein LOC143188332 (The sequence of the model RefSeq protein was modified relative to this genomic sequence to represent the inferred CDS: inserted 1 base in 1 codon; substituted 2 bases at 2 genomic stop codons): MSITVFILQDTKVHVKFHAIPSXEXTGLGGVHVGNTXLVSIPFTDYASVYKACWGSITREADERSHGEVGNTPLFLKICVDDFFDNSIFGTYLFLFSDDSKVDIKWERFPEIISNNNIKKGLLFQFDLSLYTDLGSRSFSVFLLMLILSVALVSSLPVPGGGGHEHTHFVIHVPELIHKHHHTHVKKIHIKHKEEEDDGHEHIEEW; this comes from the exons ATGTCGATTACAGTCTTTATACTCCAAGATACT AAGGTGCACGTGAAATTTCATGCAATCCCAA GAGAGTGAACAGGGTTGGGTGGGGTGCACGTAGGAAATACTTAGCTCGTTTCTATACCGTTCACTGATTATGCTTCCGTTTATAAGGCATGCTGGGGTTCT ATTACACGTGAGGCAGACGAGCGAAGTCATGGAGAAGTTGGGAACACGC CCCTTTTTCTTAAAATCTGCGT TGACGATTTCTTTGATAATTCGATCTTTGGAACGTACTTATTTCTCTTTTCTGACGACTCTAAAGTGGACATTAAATGGGAACGGTTCCCTGAAATTATATCTAATAATAACATAAAA AAAGGCTTATTGTTTCAATTTGATTTATC TCTTTACACTGATCTAGGTTCTCGAAGTTTCTCT GTTTTCCTTCTCATGCTGATTCTCTCGGTCGCTCTTGTGTCCTCCTTGCCTGTTCCTGGGGGTGGTGGTCATGAACA CACACACTTCGTCATTCATGTACCAGAACTCATTCATAAACATCATCACACGCACGTAAAAAAGATTCACATAAAGCACAAGGAGGAAGAAGATGACGGACACGAGCACATAGAAGAGTGGTAA
- the LOC143188091 gene encoding uncharacterized protein LOC143188091 produces the protein MRSQTIALIVCGILAVALSSPVPGYHSSHHHVRIHVPYHVHTVHHHHVKKVPVHHVEKVHVPVPIPIHHVQKVHVPVPVHHVEKVHVPVPVVEKVHVPVPVHEEKPWW, from the exons ATGCGCTCCCAGACCATTGCT CTAATCGTGTGCGGAATACTGGCCGTGGCCTTGTCTTCGCCTGTGCCAGGTTACCACAG TTCACACCACCACGTTCGCATCCACGTGCCTTATCATGTGCACACGGTCCATCATCATCATGTGAAGAAGGTGCCTGTGCACCACGTTGAAAAAGTGCACGTCCCTGTTCCGATTCCGATCCATCATGTACAGAAGGTACATGTCCCAGTGCCGGTTCACCACGTCGAAAAAGTTCACGTGCCTGTGCCGGTTGTTGAGAAGGTGCATGTACCTGTACCTGTCCACGAGGAGAAGCCATGGTGGTAA
- the LOC143188094 gene encoding signal peptidase complex subunit 1-like isoform X2 gives MSSWIQYIKSIPTHMVVGLIWGYVIQQFSQTIYILGAGFVMAAIITVPPWPMYRRKPLDWQTPRTTSTTKLKKKK, from the exons ATGAGCTCGTGGATACAATACATCAAGTCAATCCCGACGCATATG GTAGTTGGTCTAATATGGGGATATGTAATTCAACAATTTTCCCAAACTATTTATATTCTGGGTGCAGGGTTCGTAATGGCTGCTATAATCACTGTACCACCTTGGCCTATGTACCGCCGTAAACCATTGGACTGGCAGACACCACGGACTACAAGCACAACCAAGTTGAAGAAGAAAAAATAG
- the LOC143188094 gene encoding uncharacterized protein LOC143188094 isoform X1 codes for MNFNIRADNVTVSFAVHDHTEVPVFQCQYVQPVRRASVLFIYDELVDTIHQVNPDAYGFVMAAIITVPPWPMYRRKPLDWQTPRTTSTTKLKKKK; via the exons ATGAATTTTAATATCCGCGCTGACAATGTAACTGTATCGTTTGCGGTCCACGACCATACTGAAGTTCCTGTATTTCAATGTCAATACGTACAGCCGGTACGTCGCGCGTCGGTCTTATTTATTTACGATGAGCTCGTGGATACAATACATCAAGTCAATCCCGACGCATATG GGTTCGTAATGGCTGCTATAATCACTGTACCACCTTGGCCTATGTACCGCCGTAAACCATTGGACTGGCAGACACCACGGACTACAAGCACAACCAAGTTGAAGAAGAAAAAATAG
- the Spase12 gene encoding signal peptidase complex subunit Spase12, producing MSSWIQHIKSIPTHVDYEGQARAEVLSRIIITLFGVVGLIWGYIIQQFSQSMYILGAGFVLAALISIPPWPMYRRNPLDWQKPQTEVNVKPKKKK from the exons ATGAGTTCGTGGATACAGCACATTAAATCTATTCCTACTCATGTG GACTATGAAGGCCAAGCTCGGGCAGAAGTGTTGTCAAGGATTATTATAACGCTATTTGGG GTAGTTGGATTAATATGGGGCTACATTATCCAACAATTTTCCCAATCAATGTATATTCTTGGGGCTGGATTTGTGTTAGCAGCTCTAATCAGTATACCACCGTGGCCAATGTACAGACGCAATCCATTGGACTGGCAAAAACCACAGACTGAAGTGAATGTTAAACCAAAGAAGAAGAAATAA